The Candidatus Methylomirabilota bacterium genome includes the window AAGCCGCTCGTCCGGGCGCTCGAGTCGAGCCGGATCGAGGCCGTGCTCTACCAGGACACGAACGACCCACGCGGCGTGGGCGTCCTCGCGCTCCACGAGGACCCGGTCTTCTTCGTCCACGGTCTCCGCGAGCTCCTGAACGCCGAGCCCTTCGCGGGACTCGCGCCGAAGCCCGAGCTCACGATGTTCGGCCGGACGTACTCGTCGGGATTCGAGCAGGACCTCGACGAGTGGCTGCTCCGCCGGCCGCGGCGGACGGCGTTGAACCCGGCCTGGCCCTGGGCCGTCTGGTACCCGCTGCGCCGCACGGGCGCTTTCGCGCGGCTCTCGGGGGAGGAGCAGGGCAAGATCATCCGCGAGCACAGCGTGCTCGGCCACGCCTACGGCGACGCCGATCTCGCCCACGACGTCCGCCTCGCCTGCCACGGGCTCGACGTCCACGATAACGACTTCGTCATCGGTCTCGTGGGCAAGGACCTCCACCCGCTCTCGCACCTGATCCAGACCATGCGCAAGACCGTCCAGACCGCGCAGTACATCCAGACGCTCGGCCCGTTCTTCGTCGGCCACGCGCTCTGGCAGAGCCCGCTGCGCTGAGCTCCGGGCCCGAGCCCGGCACTTTAGAGACCCTTGCGGGAGGATGAACCCCCCGTGTGGAGGAGATTCCGATGGCGGAGTACATTCCCAGCCCCAGGGAGTGGGTGCGCGACCAGGTCGAGCTCTACGAGCGCAGTGGTGGAACCGAAGGCACCACGCTCCGCGACACCGGGCTGCCGGTGATCATCGTGACCCACACCGGCAACAAGACCGGCGCGATTCGCAAGACCCCATTGATGCGCGTCAAGGACGGCGCCAACTACATCCTCGTCGGTTCGCTTGGAGGAGCGCCGACAAACCCGGTCTGGGTGTACAACCTGCGCGCCAATCCGGCCATCGAGATCCGCGATCACACCGCGGTGCAGCCGATGCGGGTCCGCGAGGTTGAGGACGGGGCCGAGCGGGCGAGACTCTGGAAGCTCGCGGTCTCGGCGTATCCTCCGTACGCGGACTACCAGACGCGGACTACACGGCGGATCCCGATCTTCGTCGCGGAGCCTCGAAGCCAGCCGAAGCGGGAGGCGTAGGCGCTTCCGGTGGGCGGTCGCCGAACGCGATCCATGGCATCTACGCCGGCACCGGCCAGCGTCAAGAAACGGAGAATGGGTAGGATAGCTTGGTCCGCGTCAGCGATACTCTTCGCTGCTCGCCGCGCCATGGATGAGGAGGACAGGGGGACGATCGATCAGGGAAGGGGCGCGGGGAGGTCGGACTTGCCCATCAGATAGAGGTCCACGCCCCGCGCGGCAGAGCGGCCCTCGGCGATCGCCCAGACGATCAGCGACTGGCCGCGCTGCATGTCGCCGCAGGTGAAGACGCCGGGCACGCTCGTCATCCAGCTCGCATCGCGCCAGACGTTGCCGCGCTCCGTGATCGTGACGCCGAGGTCGGCGAGCATCCCGGGCTTCTCGGCGCCGAGAAAGCCCATCGCGAGGAGGACCAGCTCGCAGTCGATCGTGAACTCGCTCCCCGGTACGGGCTTGAAATCGAGCCGGCTGCCCTCGCGGACCATGTCCACCCGCATCGCCTCGAGTTGACGGACGCGCCCTGCGGTGTCGCCGTTGAAGCGCTGGGTGGAGACGGCGTAGACTCTCTCGCCGCCCTCCTCGTGGGCGCCCGACACGCGAAAGATGTTCGGCCACTGAGGCCACGGGTTGTCGGACGCGCGTGCGTCGGGCGGCCGCGGGAGCAGCTCGAACTGGTGGACCGACGCCGCGCCCTGGCGGTGGACGGTGCCGAGGCAGTCGGCGCCGGTATCGCCGCCGCCGATGATCACCACGCGCCTCCCCTTGGCCGTGATGAACTGCTCGTCCGGCACCACGTCGCCTTCGCAGCGCTTGTTCTGGAGCGTCAGGTACTCCATCGCGAAGTGGATACCCTGGAGCCCGCGCCCGGGCACGGGCAGATCGCGCGGCTGGCAGGCGCCGCCGGCGAGCACGAGCGCGTCGAACTCGCTGCGCAGGTCCGCGACCGCAACGTTCCCACCCACGTGGGCGTTCGTGCGGTAGGCGATGCCCTCCTTCTCCATGATCTGGAGGCGCCGGTCGAGGACGCGCTTCTCCATCTTGAACTCGGGGATGCCGTAGCGGAGGAGCCCGCCGATGCGGTCGGCGCGCTCGAGCACGATGACCGAGTGGCCGGCGCGGCAGAGCTGCTGGGCGCACGCGAGGCCGGCGGGGCCGGAGCCGACGACCGCGACCTTCTTGCCGGTGCGGACGGCGGGCGGCTCGGGGACGACCCAGCCCTCGTCGAAGGCGCGCGCGATGATCCGCTCCTCGACGGCCTTGATCGTGACCGCGTCGTCGTTGATCCCGAGGACGCACGAGCCCTCGCACGGCGCCGGGCAGAGGCGGCCCGTCCACTCGGGGAAGTTGTTCGTCGCGTGCAGGCGCTCGATCGCGTCCCGCCAGCGGTCGCGGTACACGAGATCGTTCCAGTCCGGGATGATGTTGCCGAGCGGGCAGCCCTGGTGGCAGAAGGGGATGCCGCAGTCCATGCAGCGCGCGGCCTGCTTTTTTAGATCGTCGACGGGGTAGGGGAGGTAGATCTCCCTCCAGTCGCGGAGCCGCTCCGCCACCGGGCG containing:
- a CDS encoding nitroreductase family deazaflavin-dependent oxidoreductase — its product is MPMAEYIPSPREWVRDQVELYERSGGTEGTTLRDTGLPVIIVTHTGNKTGAIRKTPLMRVKDGANYILVGSLGGAPTNPVWVYNLRANPAIEIRDHTAVQPMRVREVEDGAERARLWKLAVSAYPPYADYQTRTTRRIPIFVAEPRSQPKREA
- a CDS encoding chlorite dismutase family protein, whose translation is MSSSDTPKIDVRERGAQQQTSERRLYMQLHAFGGCLDPKPLVRALESSRIEAVLYQDTNDPRGVGVLALHEDPVFFVHGLRELLNAEPFAGLAPKPELTMFGRTYSSGFEQDLDEWLLRRPRRTALNPAWPWAVWYPLRRTGAFARLSGEEQGKIIREHSVLGHAYGDADLAHDVRLACHGLDVHDNDFVIGLVGKDLHPLSHLIQTMRKTVQTAQYIQTLGPFFVGHALWQSPLR
- a CDS encoding glutamate synthase subunit beta translates to MGKVTGFLEIQRKKWPTRPVAERLRDWREIYLPYPVDDLKKQAARCMDCGIPFCHQGCPLGNIIPDWNDLVYRDRWRDAIERLHATNNFPEWTGRLCPAPCEGSCVLGINDDAVTIKAVEERIIARAFDEGWVVPEPPAVRTGKKVAVVGSGPAGLACAQQLCRAGHSVIVLERADRIGGLLRYGIPEFKMEKRVLDRRLQIMEKEGIAYRTNAHVGGNVAVADLRSEFDALVLAGGACQPRDLPVPGRGLQGIHFAMEYLTLQNKRCEGDVVPDEQFITAKGRRVVIIGGGDTGADCLGTVHRQGAASVHQFELLPRPPDARASDNPWPQWPNIFRVSGAHEEGGERVYAVSTQRFNGDTAGRVRQLEAMRVDMVREGSRLDFKPVPGSEFTIDCELVLLAMGFLGAEKPGMLADLGVTITERGNVWRDASWMTSVPGVFTCGDMQRGQSLIVWAIAEGRSAARGVDLYLMGKSDLPAPLP